One genomic window of Psychrobacter cibarius includes the following:
- a CDS encoding F0F1 ATP synthase subunit epsilon, with translation MATLQCRVVSAREELYSGEISMLIATGTEGEIGVLPGHTPLITLLKPGAMRVQTPNGEEEVIYVSGGVLEVQPKMVTVLADTAMRAHNLDESKIVEARKKAEQMLVNQSDTVQTNAALASLAESVAQLQTIRKYKNRA, from the coding sequence ATGGCAACGTTACAATGTCGCGTCGTAAGTGCTCGTGAAGAGTTGTATTCAGGCGAAATTAGCATGTTAATAGCTACTGGTACCGAAGGCGAGATTGGTGTATTGCCAGGTCACACACCGCTTATTACTTTGTTAAAACCGGGTGCGATGCGAGTGCAAACACCAAACGGTGAAGAAGAAGTGATTTATGTATCAGGCGGTGTTTTAGAAGTACAGCCGAAGATGGTTACCGTATTGGCTGATACAGCGATGCGTGCACATAACCTTGATGAAAGCAAAATTGTCGAAGCACGTAAAAAGGCTGAGCAAATGCTGGTTAATCAATCGGATACTGTACAAACTAATGCAGCTTTAGCATCATTAGCAGAGTCTGTCGCACAGCTACAGACTATCCGTAAGTACAAAAACCGCGCTTAA
- the atpG gene encoding F0F1 ATP synthase subunit gamma — MASLKEIRAKVTSIKSTQKITRAMQMVAASKMRRAQERMEVGRPYADSMRRVISHLVHASSDYKHPYMVSRPVNKVGYIVITSDRGLAGGLNINLFKALSKSIQQYQDQSVQTEFAVIGAKGVSFFKNFGGKVTSAVTDYGDKPTFEQINAPVQAMLDDYTNGKIDRIYVVYNKFVNAMTQKPTVNQLVPLPDSAFGEEESGIQTELSWDYIYEPDIKTLIDELLGRYIESIVYQAVMENIASEQSSRMVAMKAATDNAGDLINDLQLVYNKLRQAAITREISEIVGGAAAVS; from the coding sequence ATGGCAAGCTTAAAAGAGATACGTGCCAAAGTCACCAGTATTAAAAGCACCCAAAAAATTACTCGTGCTATGCAAATGGTTGCGGCAAGTAAAATGCGCCGTGCCCAAGAGCGCATGGAAGTGGGTCGCCCGTATGCTGATAGTATGCGCCGGGTTATTTCACATTTGGTGCATGCCTCATCAGACTATAAACATCCGTATATGGTCTCGCGTCCAGTCAATAAGGTTGGCTATATTGTCATTACCTCTGATCGCGGTCTGGCGGGTGGTTTGAATATTAACTTATTCAAAGCTTTATCTAAGAGTATCCAGCAGTATCAAGATCAATCTGTACAAACTGAGTTTGCAGTCATTGGCGCTAAAGGTGTGAGTTTTTTCAAAAACTTTGGTGGTAAAGTGACCTCGGCAGTAACCGATTATGGTGATAAGCCAACGTTTGAGCAGATAAACGCACCGGTTCAAGCGATGCTTGACGATTATACTAACGGTAAAATAGACCGCATCTATGTGGTTTATAATAAGTTTGTTAATGCGATGACCCAAAAGCCAACTGTCAATCAGTTGGTACCTTTACCAGACAGTGCGTTTGGTGAAGAAGAGAGCGGCATTCAAACAGAACTGAGCTGGGATTATATCTACGAGCCTGATATCAAAACATTGATTGATGAGTTGCTTGGCCGCTATATTGAGTCGATTGTGTATCAAGCGGTAATGGAAAACATTGCCTCTGAGCAGTCCTCACGTATGGTTGCGATGAAAGCGGCGACAGATAATGCTGGTGACCTAATTAACGATTTACAGTTGGTTTATAACAAGCTGCGTCAAGCGGCGATTACCCGAGAAATCTCGGAAATCGTTGGCGGTGCTGCTGCTGTTTCATAA
- a CDS encoding ATP synthase subunit I, with the protein MTKPAKRTQKDKIGIYIKRQAWILFILIIIAWALDTSWLHSELTVAKSAAIGALLSFATQAVFAFFIFWYTGYRARQHIVSQLYRGQMAKWLLTVFGFALIFITVQPLSAPALFIGFMVMQISHSWMLWHIR; encoded by the coding sequence ATGACCAAGCCTGCCAAACGCACACAAAAAGATAAAATTGGCATCTATATCAAACGCCAAGCGTGGATATTATTTATCCTTATTATTATTGCTTGGGCTTTAGATACCAGTTGGCTACATAGTGAGCTTACTGTCGCAAAAAGCGCCGCTATTGGTGCGCTACTCAGTTTTGCAACCCAAGCTGTATTTGCTTTTTTTATCTTTTGGTACACTGGATATCGCGCGCGCCAACACATTGTTAGCCAGCTATATCGAGGTCAAATGGCCAAATGGCTATTGACTGTGTTTGGTTTCGCACTAATTTTTATTACCGTACAACCCCTATCTGCGCCTGCGCTATTTATCGGTTTTATGGTAATGCAAATTAGTCACAGTTGGATGTTGTGGCATATACGCTAG
- a CDS encoding F0F1 ATP synthase subunit delta has product MADLSTLARPYAKAAFDYANENGAVNEWENFLFVASAIVNDKAFRTWLENPAVTAEHKSAALVDLYDSQVAGDSDSAFKQLLGESKGSRYGNSISYPKVSPALNNFIKQLAQQERLALLPEVYEHYRRHKAISLKQLDAYVTSAYPLTDAQREMLQTRLAASLNASVVIHESVDPSLLAGATIKVGDKIIDDSMRGKLQQLKTQLTA; this is encoded by the coding sequence ATGGCTGACTTATCAACCTTAGCACGACCCTACGCTAAAGCCGCGTTTGACTATGCCAACGAAAACGGGGCCGTAAACGAGTGGGAAAATTTCTTGTTTGTCGCCAGTGCAATTGTCAATGACAAAGCGTTCCGTACATGGCTAGAAAATCCAGCCGTTACGGCTGAGCATAAGTCAGCTGCTTTGGTTGATCTTTATGACTCACAAGTGGCTGGTGATAGCGACTCTGCTTTTAAACAGCTACTAGGCGAGAGCAAAGGCTCTCGTTATGGTAATAGTATTAGCTATCCTAAAGTGTCACCAGCGCTCAATAATTTTATTAAGCAGTTGGCGCAGCAAGAGCGTCTGGCGCTGCTTCCTGAAGTTTATGAGCATTATCGCCGCCACAAGGCAATAAGCTTAAAGCAGCTTGATGCTTACGTGACCTCTGCCTATCCATTGACTGACGCTCAGCGTGAAATGCTTCAAACGCGCCTTGCTGCATCGTTAAATGCTAGTGTGGTGATTCATGAGTCGGTCGATCCAAGTCTATTGGCAGGCGCTACCATCAAAGTCGGTGACAAAATCATTGATGATTCGATGCGCGGCAAGTTACAACAGTTAAAAACACAGCTAACGGCCTAA
- the atpD gene encoding F0F1 ATP synthase subunit beta, translated as MSSGRIVQIIGAVLDVEFNRSEVPQIYDALQVDGTETTLEVQQQLGDGIVRTIAMGSTEGLKRNLTVTNTGAPIAVPVGIGTLGRIMDVLGRPIDEEGPVEADEKWSIHREAPSYADQSNSTELLETGIKVIDLLCPFAKGGKVGLFGGAGVGKTVNMMELINNIALKHEGLSVFAGVGERTREGNDFYHEMQEAGVVNTEDFSKSKVAMVYGQMNEPPGNRLRVALSGLTMAEYFRDTKDPATGKGRDVLLFVDNIYRYTLAGTEVSALLGRMPSAVGYQPTLAEEMGMLQERITSTQSGSITSVQAVYVPADDLTDPSPATTFAHLDATVVLSRDIASQGIYPAVDPLDSTSRQLDPLVIGEEHYNVARGVQEILQRYRELKDIIAILGMDELSEEDKLVVYRSRKIQRFLSQPFHVAEVFTGAPGKYVPLRDTIASFKAIIAGEYDDLPEQAFYMAGGIDEVVAKAEKMKSTAA; from the coding sequence ATGAGTAGCGGTCGTATTGTACAGATTATTGGCGCGGTTCTTGACGTTGAGTTCAACCGTAGTGAAGTTCCTCAGATTTATGATGCCTTGCAAGTAGATGGTACCGAAACCACCCTAGAAGTACAGCAACAACTAGGTGATGGCATCGTCCGTACTATCGCAATGGGTTCAACTGAAGGCCTAAAGCGTAACTTAACAGTCACTAACACTGGTGCGCCTATTGCTGTGCCTGTTGGTATTGGTACGCTTGGCCGTATCATGGATGTTCTTGGTCGTCCTATCGATGAAGAAGGTCCTGTAGAGGCTGATGAAAAATGGTCTATCCACCGTGAAGCGCCAAGCTACGCGGATCAGTCAAACAGCACTGAGCTGTTAGAAACTGGTATTAAAGTTATTGATCTACTTTGCCCGTTTGCTAAAGGTGGTAAAGTTGGTCTGTTTGGTGGTGCTGGTGTTGGTAAAACCGTTAACATGATGGAGCTGATCAATAACATCGCTCTAAAACATGAAGGTTTGTCAGTATTTGCTGGTGTTGGTGAGCGTACACGTGAAGGTAACGATTTCTATCACGAAATGCAAGAAGCGGGCGTTGTAAACACTGAAGACTTTAGCAAATCTAAAGTTGCGATGGTATACGGCCAGATGAATGAGCCACCGGGTAACCGCTTGCGTGTTGCGTTGTCTGGTTTGACCATGGCTGAATACTTCCGTGATACGAAAGATCCTGCCACTGGCAAAGGTCGTGACGTATTGCTGTTTGTTGATAACATCTACCGTTATACACTAGCCGGTACTGAAGTATCAGCACTACTTGGTCGTATGCCATCTGCGGTTGGTTATCAGCCAACACTTGCTGAAGAGATGGGTATGCTACAAGAGCGTATTACTTCAACTCAGTCAGGTTCTATTACTTCTGTGCAAGCAGTATATGTTCCTGCCGATGATTTGACGGATCCATCACCAGCAACGACGTTTGCGCATTTGGATGCAACGGTTGTATTGAGTCGTGATATTGCTTCACAAGGTATCTATCCTGCGGTTGATCCGCTAGATTCAACCTCGCGTCAGCTAGATCCATTAGTCATTGGCGAAGAGCATTATAACGTTGCTCGTGGCGTGCAAGAGATTTTGCAGCGCTATCGTGAGCTAAAAGACATCATCGCTATCTTGGGTATGGATGAGTTATCAGAAGAAGATAAACTAGTCGTTTATCGTTCGCGTAAGATTCAGCGCTTCTTGTCACAGCCATTCCACGTTGCTGAAGTCTTTACTGGCGCACCTGGTAAATATGTACCACTACGCGATACCATTGCTAGCTTTAAAGCAATCATCGCTGGTGAATACGATGACCTACCAGAGCAAGCGTTCTATATGGCTGGTGGCATCGACGAAGTTGTTGCTAAAGCAGAAAAAATGAAATCTACTGCAGCGTAA
- the atpE gene encoding F0F1 ATP synthase subunit C, which translates to MDPVLGGYTVIAVALLIGLGALGTGIGFAILGGKFLEGVARQPELGSQLQTRMFIVAGLLDAIPMIGVGIAMLLLFANPLAG; encoded by the coding sequence ATGGATCCAGTATTAGGTGGTTACACAGTTATCGCAGTAGCACTACTTATCGGTTTAGGTGCACTAGGTACAGGTATTGGTTTTGCTATTCTAGGTGGTAAATTCCTAGAAGGCGTTGCGCGTCAGCCAGAACTTGGTTCACAGCTGCAAACTCGTATGTTCATCGTAGCAGGTCTTCTTGATGCTATTCCGATGATCGGTGTTGGTATTGCTATGCTATTGTTGTTCGCTAACCCTCTAGCAGGTTAA
- a CDS encoding response regulator has protein sequence MTTNEEDNTPRILIVEDDERLAMLTQDYLVKNGLEVAIETDGNRAIRRIVSEQPDLVVLDVMLPGSDGLTVCREVRPHYQNPILMLTARTEDMDQVLGLEMGADDYVAKPAQPRVLLARIRALLRRSENAPSEDVPQRLEFGELVIDNGGRSVNLGDELVDFTSAEYDLLWLLASNAGRILSREDIFERLRGIEYDGQDRSIDVRISRIRPKIGDDPENPKRIKTVRSKGYLFVKEGN, from the coding sequence ATGACAACGAATGAAGAAGACAACACCCCCCGAATTTTGATTGTTGAGGATGATGAGCGTCTGGCCATGTTGACTCAAGATTACTTGGTCAAAAATGGTTTAGAAGTCGCTATCGAAACCGATGGTAATCGTGCTATTCGTCGCATCGTCAGTGAACAACCAGATTTGGTCGTACTTGATGTCATGCTTCCTGGTAGCGATGGACTGACGGTATGTCGTGAAGTACGCCCGCATTATCAGAATCCTATTTTGATGCTGACTGCGCGTACTGAAGATATGGATCAGGTACTGGGTCTTGAGATGGGTGCTGATGATTATGTCGCTAAACCTGCTCAGCCACGTGTCTTGCTAGCACGTATTCGTGCGTTATTACGTCGTTCAGAAAATGCCCCATCAGAAGATGTGCCACAGCGCCTAGAATTTGGTGAACTGGTCATCGACAATGGCGGTCGTTCTGTGAATTTAGGTGATGAGTTGGTTGATTTCACCAGTGCTGAATATGACTTATTATGGTTGCTTGCTTCTAATGCGGGTCGAATTCTTTCGCGTGAAGATATCTTTGAGCGTCTACGTGGTATCGAATATGACGGTCAAGATCGTTCAATTGACGTTCGTATCTCACGCATTCGTCCAAAAATCGGTGATGATCCAGAAAATCCAAAACGTATCAAAACCGTTCGTAGTAAAGGGTATTTGTTCGTTAAAGAAGGCAACTAA
- the atpA gene encoding F0F1 ATP synthase subunit alpha: MQQLNPAEISNLIKQRIQDLDAGATAKNEGTIVKVSDGIVQIHGLEDAMYGEMIEFEGEIYGMALNLERDSVGAVVLGDYLKLQEGQKAYCTGRILEVPVGPELLGRVVDALGNPIDGKGPIDAKMTDKVEKIAPGVIDRQSVDQPVMTGYKAVDTMIPIGRGQRELIIGDRQTGKTAMAIDAIIAQKSSGIKCVYVAIGQKRSTIANVVRKLEQTGALAYTTVVVASASEPAALQYIAPYSGCTMGEYFRDRGEDALIVFDDLSKQAVAYRQISLLLRRPPGREAYPGDVFYLHSRLLERASRVNAAYVEKFTNGEVVGKTGSLTALPIIETQAGDVSAFVPTNVISITDGQIFLESSLFNSGIRPAVNAGISVSRVGGAAQTKIIKKLSGGIRTALAQYRELAAFAQFASDLDDATREQLDHGERVTELMKQKQYQPMSISEQAAVIYASNEGFLADVPVEKIGSFEEAYLRYMHDEQSELMREIDDTANYNDDIAGRLKSSLETFKQNHSY; encoded by the coding sequence ATGCAACAATTGAATCCAGCGGAAATCAGTAACCTGATTAAGCAGCGTATTCAAGACCTTGATGCGGGTGCAACTGCAAAGAATGAAGGCACGATTGTCAAAGTATCTGACGGTATCGTGCAGATTCATGGTCTTGAAGATGCCATGTACGGCGAAATGATTGAGTTTGAAGGCGAAATCTATGGAATGGCGCTTAACTTAGAGCGTGATTCTGTCGGCGCGGTAGTACTTGGTGATTACCTAAAGCTGCAAGAAGGTCAAAAAGCCTATTGTACTGGTCGTATTCTTGAAGTACCAGTAGGTCCTGAGCTGCTAGGTCGTGTTGTTGACGCCTTGGGAAATCCTATTGATGGCAAAGGTCCTATCGATGCCAAAATGACTGACAAAGTCGAAAAAATCGCCCCAGGCGTTATTGATCGTCAGTCAGTAGATCAACCAGTAATGACGGGTTATAAAGCCGTTGATACTATGATTCCAATTGGTCGTGGTCAGCGTGAGCTTATCATTGGTGACCGTCAGACGGGTAAAACCGCGATGGCTATCGATGCGATCATCGCGCAGAAATCATCTGGTATCAAGTGTGTATACGTCGCAATCGGTCAGAAACGTTCTACCATTGCAAACGTCGTACGCAAGCTTGAGCAAACTGGTGCATTAGCATATACCACGGTTGTGGTCGCATCAGCATCAGAGCCTGCAGCACTACAGTATATCGCACCGTATTCAGGTTGTACGATGGGCGAATACTTCCGTGACCGCGGTGAAGACGCACTGATTGTATTTGATGACTTATCAAAACAAGCCGTTGCTTATCGTCAAATTTCACTATTGCTACGTCGTCCGCCAGGTCGTGAAGCGTATCCTGGTGATGTATTCTATTTACATTCACGTTTACTTGAGCGTGCATCACGCGTAAACGCGGCGTACGTAGAAAAGTTCACTAATGGTGAAGTAGTTGGTAAAACCGGTTCTTTAACCGCACTGCCAATTATTGAAACCCAAGCTGGTGACGTATCTGCATTCGTACCGACTAACGTGATTTCAATCACCGATGGTCAGATTTTCTTAGAATCAAGCCTATTCAACTCAGGTATCCGTCCAGCAGTTAACGCTGGTATCTCGGTATCTCGTGTGGGCGGGGCAGCTCAGACTAAGATCATCAAGAAGCTATCTGGTGGTATCCGTACTGCACTAGCTCAGTATCGTGAACTGGCCGCCTTTGCTCAGTTTGCATCAGATCTTGATGACGCGACTCGCGAACAGCTTGATCATGGTGAGCGTGTGACTGAATTGATGAAGCAGAAGCAGTATCAGCCAATGTCAATCTCTGAGCAAGCTGCAGTTATCTATGCATCGAATGAAGGCTTTTTAGCGGACGTTCCTGTCGAAAAAATCGGTTCTTTTGAAGAAGCTTACTTACGCTATATGCATGATGAGCAAAGTGAATTGATGCGTGAGATTGATGATACTGCGAATTATAATGATGATATCGCAGGTCGTTTGAAGTCATCTTTAGAGACCTTTAAACAAAATCACAGTTATTAA
- a CDS encoding ATP-binding protein, with translation MSLVSSLKHSIFVRIYAGLLIVCLCVALFAQLLMDTINKERVQSYRENMATGAFHLVSEGIAHQESEEQREYWLSDASSLFGSEFKVLPIDEVDFNASELRRFENGNTVVRYTEQPVYADVYYRLPDNQSVLTARISQVTEQQVRAIAVFLLDDLSYYVTLSDKRARLAELEKKFSFPLEFKAVNTLDLDTDQLARLRRDEVVISLQDTNSSKSNSAIRVVVPSEINDMAILIGPVPLFNWFPLNLIISMILISMFLISLGVYALIFPLERKLQLIQVGVNEVSKGNLESQVQVIGQDEIARLAATFNAMTSHIKRLIESQRELTRAVSHELRTPVARIRFAVDMLADTDDEDSRFMQRDFIDEDIEALNGLIDEILTYAKLEEGSPKLDLEPVNLRELLEQIERETNALGKPIKIVTKLPNAKVTAVADRRYLHRVIQNLAGNALRYAETTIIISAGVRKGNAFVSVEDDGHGIPEADREKVFIPFSRLDDSRTRASGGYGLGLSIVSRIAFWFNGSMKVDESRELGGARFVMTWPIKPLTQILAADELTQEKSERGFEDK, from the coding sequence ATGTCATTAGTCTCTTCTTTAAAACACAGTATCTTTGTTCGTATTTATGCTGGGCTACTCATAGTCTGTTTGTGTGTGGCATTGTTTGCTCAACTGTTGATGGATACCATCAACAAAGAGCGCGTCCAATCCTACCGTGAAAACATGGCAACAGGGGCTTTTCATCTGGTGAGTGAAGGTATCGCTCATCAAGAAAGTGAAGAGCAGCGTGAATATTGGTTGTCTGATGCCAGTAGTTTATTTGGCTCAGAATTCAAAGTTTTGCCTATTGATGAAGTGGACTTTAATGCCAGTGAACTGCGGCGTTTTGAAAATGGCAATACGGTCGTTCGTTATACCGAGCAACCTGTCTATGCCGATGTGTATTATCGTCTACCGGACAATCAAAGCGTTTTGACCGCTAGAATATCGCAAGTGACTGAGCAGCAAGTACGGGCAATCGCTGTATTTCTATTGGATGATTTGTCTTACTATGTGACGTTATCTGACAAGCGTGCCCGTTTGGCTGAACTGGAAAAAAAGTTTTCCTTTCCTTTAGAGTTTAAAGCCGTCAATACACTGGATTTGGATACCGATCAGCTTGCACGATTACGCCGAGATGAAGTGGTTATTTCCTTACAAGATACCAATAGCAGTAAAAGTAATTCGGCTATTAGAGTAGTGGTGCCTTCTGAAATCAATGACATGGCGATATTGATTGGTCCGGTGCCATTATTCAATTGGTTCCCACTTAATCTGATTATTAGTATGATTCTTATCAGCATGTTTTTAATCAGCTTAGGCGTGTATGCGTTGATTTTTCCACTTGAGCGTAAATTGCAGTTGATTCAGGTCGGTGTTAATGAGGTGAGTAAAGGTAATCTTGAAAGTCAAGTTCAAGTCATTGGGCAGGATGAAATTGCCCGTTTAGCCGCGACTTTTAATGCCATGACCTCACATATCAAGCGCCTTATTGAGTCGCAGCGAGAATTAACGCGAGCGGTATCACATGAGCTGCGTACACCGGTGGCTCGTATTCGTTTTGCCGTTGATATGTTGGCTGATACGGATGACGAAGACTCGCGTTTTATGCAGCGTGATTTTATTGATGAAGATATAGAAGCGCTTAATGGTTTGATTGATGAGATTTTGACTTATGCCAAGTTAGAGGAAGGCTCACCAAAGCTGGATTTAGAACCAGTCAATCTTAGAGAGTTATTGGAGCAGATTGAGCGTGAAACCAATGCCTTGGGTAAGCCTATCAAAATAGTGACCAAGCTGCCGAATGCTAAAGTCACCGCTGTCGCAGATAGGCGTTATTTACACCGTGTGATTCAAAATTTGGCGGGCAATGCCTTACGTTATGCAGAGACCACGATTATCATTAGTGCTGGCGTCAGAAAGGGCAATGCTTTTGTTAGTGTTGAGGATGATGGCCATGGTATTCCAGAAGCAGATCGCGAAAAGGTTTTTATTCCATTTTCACGCTTAGATGACAGTCGTACACGCGCTTCAGGCGGTTATGGTTTAGGCTTGTCTATCGTATCGCGCATTGCCTTTTGGTTTAATGGTAGTATGAAAGTCGATGAGAGCCGAGAGCTTGGCGGTGCACGATTTGTCATGACGTGGCCTATCAAACCACTGACACAAATTTTGGCTGCTGATGAACTGACGCAAGAAAAAAGCGAGCGTGGTTTTGAAGATAAATAA
- the atpB gene encoding F0F1 ATP synthase subunit A — MAGEQTTTDYISHHLTNWTYGYLPGEGWKVAYTAEEASAMGFKAIHLDSMLWSIGLGIVFCAIFWMVARKVTSGVPGKTQAAVEMIVEFVDNNVRDSYSGTSKLIAPLALTIFVWIFLMNLMDLLPVDFIPMIAGQIGAMMGHDPHHVFFKIVPTTDPNITLGMSFSVFILILFYSIKEKGLGGFVGELTLHPFSAKNPIVQIILIPINFILEFVTLIAKPISLGLRLFGNMYAGELIFILIALMPFWIQWALSVPWAIFHILIITLQAFVFMMLTIVYMSLASSTEH; from the coding sequence ATGGCAGGCGAGCAAACAACAACAGACTATATCTCTCACCACTTAACGAACTGGACGTACGGCTATCTGCCGGGCGAAGGCTGGAAAGTTGCCTATACTGCTGAAGAAGCTAGTGCAATGGGCTTTAAAGCCATCCACCTTGATTCTATGCTTTGGTCAATTGGTCTAGGCATTGTTTTCTGCGCCATCTTCTGGATGGTCGCTAGAAAAGTCACTTCAGGCGTGCCGGGTAAAACTCAGGCCGCGGTTGAGATGATCGTTGAGTTCGTTGATAACAACGTTCGTGATTCGTATAGTGGTACCTCAAAGCTGATTGCGCCTTTGGCGTTGACTATCTTTGTATGGATATTCTTAATGAACTTGATGGATTTACTACCCGTCGATTTTATTCCTATGATTGCTGGCCAAATCGGCGCAATGATGGGACATGATCCACATCATGTGTTCTTTAAGATCGTTCCAACGACGGATCCTAATATTACGCTTGGCATGTCTTTTTCTGTCTTTATATTGATTCTGTTCTATAGTATCAAGGAAAAAGGTTTGGGCGGCTTTGTTGGCGAGCTAACACTGCATCCGTTTAGTGCCAAAAACCCTATCGTACAAATTATTTTAATACCCATCAACTTTATCTTAGAGTTTGTTACTTTGATAGCGAAACCTATCTCTTTAGGTCTGCGTCTATTCGGTAACATGTATGCTGGTGAGTTGATTTTCATACTGATTGCTCTAATGCCGTTTTGGATTCAATGGGCGTTATCAGTACCGTGGGCTATTTTCCACATCTTAATTATTACACTTCAAGCGTTCGTATTTATGATGCTGACGATAGTTTATATGTCACTTGCATCATCAACTGAACATTAA
- a CDS encoding F0F1 ATP synthase subunit B yields MNINSTLIGQAIAFAIFVMFCMKFVWPPLIGAINERQRKIAEGLNAAEKAKADLATAEQDVQQELDLAKTKAAALIEQANKSANQLVEDAKMQAQVEGERIRQQAQASIDQEINQARESLRAQVAELAVLGAEKILQDKVDVQKHASMLDQLAAKL; encoded by the coding sequence GTGAATATCAATTCTACCCTCATCGGTCAAGCCATTGCTTTTGCAATCTTTGTGATGTTCTGCATGAAATTCGTGTGGCCACCACTTATTGGTGCCATCAATGAGCGTCAGCGTAAAATTGCTGAAGGCCTGAATGCCGCAGAAAAAGCAAAAGCAGATCTGGCAACCGCTGAGCAAGACGTCCAGCAGGAGCTTGATCTTGCAAAGACCAAAGCTGCTGCTTTAATCGAGCAAGCGAACAAGAGTGCTAACCAGCTTGTCGAAGATGCAAAAATGCAGGCCCAAGTGGAAGGCGAGCGCATTCGTCAACAAGCGCAAGCGTCTATCGACCAAGAAATCAATCAAGCGCGTGAATCATTACGTGCCCAAGTTGCTGAACTGGCTGTACTTGGTGCAGAAAAGATTTTGCAAGACAAAGTCGATGTGCAAAAACATGCCAGTATGTTAGACCAACTGGCGGCAAAGCTGTAA